The following proteins come from a genomic window of Lachnoclostridium phytofermentans ISDg:
- a CDS encoding SHOCT-like domain-containing protein — protein sequence MSEQQKILELIEKGQITAAEGMELLEALNVTKESETIHKVESVTTTKRNYRFLKVKVTSDNNSVNVNVNVPLRLLTTIGEIADKMTNVVPADARREMESKGIDISSIDFAKIIEEIINGTLDDPNIVDVEAWDESHKAMVKVRVYVD from the coding sequence ATGAGTGAACAACAAAAAATATTAGAACTGATTGAAAAAGGACAGATTACTGCTGCCGAAGGTATGGAGCTTTTAGAAGCTCTGAATGTGACAAAGGAATCAGAAACAATTCACAAGGTTGAATCCGTAACAACCACAAAGCGCAACTATAGATTCCTTAAGGTTAAGGTCACCTCGGATAATAATTCCGTTAATGTTAACGTAAATGTTCCGCTACGTCTGCTGACCACAATTGGTGAAATTGCTGACAAGATGACTAATGTGGTTCCTGCAGATGCCAGAAGGGAGATGGAATCGAAAGGAATTGACATTTCCAGCATCGATTTTGCAAAAATAATCGAGGAGATTATAAACGGTACCTTAGATGATCCGAATATCGTTGATGTGGAGGCCTGGGATGAAAGTCATAAGGCAATGGTAAAGGTGAGAGTATATGTCGATTAA
- a CDS encoding acyltransferase domain-containing protein produces the protein MIDYFIDFFEKYDYPKQAIKDLLSSYQTLLSNQDAYSIFEAIVKQYELDDRFIIKNCYPQLEEVASKTNLSPYTIYLLFFLSLSKITKEKYIAKNYSIEIFYESMADLKYKMLECYKINNIYGNRVPWWEDGFFDLTRVALGRLQYEIVEQDTTLVIGGHLISKGDSVINMHIPSSGPLTVQDCMDSFCKAAEFYKEYFKERPTVFVCHSWLLFPHHLEFLPKDSNILNFMKLFTIYNTEFDEKKSDLWRIFYNEENKPISELPRTTSLQRAYADWLLNSKPVGCGKGIFLFQDGKIIS, from the coding sequence ATGATTGACTATTTTATAGATTTTTTTGAAAAGTATGATTATCCGAAACAAGCCATCAAAGATTTGCTCTCCTCCTATCAAACTTTACTCTCCAATCAAGATGCTTATTCCATATTTGAGGCCATAGTTAAGCAATATGAGTTGGATGATAGATTTATAATTAAAAATTGTTATCCACAATTAGAGGAGGTTGCTAGTAAAACAAATCTCAGTCCTTATACCATTTATCTCCTCTTCTTTCTTTCTCTATCTAAAATAACGAAAGAAAAATACATAGCAAAAAATTATTCCATTGAAATATTTTATGAATCCATGGCCGATTTAAAATATAAGATGTTAGAGTGTTATAAAATAAATAATATTTACGGAAATCGCGTTCCATGGTGGGAAGATGGATTTTTTGATTTAACCCGTGTAGCTCTTGGACGTCTGCAATATGAAATTGTTGAACAGGATACCACTCTTGTTATTGGCGGTCATTTGATTTCTAAAGGAGATTCTGTAATCAACATGCACATCCCGTCAAGTGGTCCATTGACCGTACAAGATTGCATGGACTCCTTTTGTAAAGCTGCGGAGTTTTATAAAGAATATTTTAAAGAGCGCCCTACTGTGTTTGTATGTCACTCTTGGTTGCTATTTCCACATCACTTAGAGTTTCTTCCAAAGGATTCAAACATTCTTAACTTTATGAAATTATTTACCATATATAATACAGAATTTGATGAAAAGAAATCTGATTTATGGAGAATTTTTTATAATGAAGAAAATAAACCTATTTCAGAATTACCTAGAACTACATCATTGCAGCGTGCTTACGCAGACTGGTTACTAAACAGCAAACCAGTAGGCTGCGGTAAAGGTATTTTCTTGTTTCAGGATGGCAAGATAATTTCATAG
- a CDS encoding NADP-dependent glyceraldehyde-3-phosphate dehydrogenase, translated as MKENYTDHQIEIRSPIDNELLGTVPAMTKQQVDEKLEEARKAFKEWKEIPLFEKADRINKVADLLMEHIDELSALLMKEIAKDEKSARSEVSRTADFIRFTTDIAKSMQGETIQSDRFPGFSQDKISMVTRVPLGVVLAISPFNYPVNLAASKIAPALVGGNTVVFKPATQGSLSGVYLANLFYKAGIPEGVLSVITGKGSEIGDYVVTHKGVDFINFTGSTEVGKHISEITSMVPVMMELGGKDAAIVLKDADLDLAAKNIVAGGYSYSGQRCTAVKRILADETIADSLIEKMKVLVEQLKTGNPSEKDVTIVPLISEKAADFVCGLIEDALNKGATLITGGKRSGNLITPTLFDNVTTDMRIAWEEPFGPVLPVMRVKTVEEAIKIANESDYGLQSAVFTQNINDAFSVADKLEVGTVQINNKTERGPDHFPFLGVKSSGLGTQGIRYSIETMTRPKATVINLH; from the coding sequence ATGAAGGAAAATTATACAGATCATCAAATAGAGATTAGATCACCCATCGATAATGAATTATTGGGAACAGTTCCTGCAATGACTAAACAACAGGTGGACGAAAAGTTAGAAGAAGCCAGAAAAGCATTTAAGGAATGGAAGGAGATACCTCTTTTTGAAAAGGCAGATAGAATTAATAAAGTTGCAGACTTGTTAATGGAACATATCGATGAACTCTCTGCATTACTTATGAAAGAAATAGCAAAGGATGAAAAGTCAGCGCGTTCCGAAGTTTCAAGAACAGCAGATTTTATACGATTTACTACAGATATAGCGAAAAGTATGCAAGGAGAAACTATTCAAAGTGACCGTTTTCCGGGATTTAGTCAAGATAAAATATCCATGGTTACCAGAGTTCCTTTGGGTGTAGTACTAGCAATTTCTCCATTTAATTACCCAGTGAATCTAGCAGCTTCCAAAATAGCGCCTGCATTAGTTGGTGGCAATACGGTTGTCTTTAAGCCTGCAACACAAGGTTCCTTAAGTGGTGTTTATCTAGCGAATTTGTTTTATAAGGCTGGTATTCCAGAAGGTGTTTTATCAGTAATCACCGGAAAAGGTTCCGAAATAGGTGACTATGTAGTAACGCATAAAGGCGTTGATTTTATTAACTTTACTGGAAGTACGGAAGTTGGTAAACATATTTCTGAAATCACATCGATGGTTCCAGTTATGATGGAGCTTGGTGGAAAAGATGCTGCCATTGTTTTAAAAGATGCTGACTTAGATCTTGCAGCAAAAAATATTGTTGCTGGAGGTTATTCTTATTCCGGGCAAAGATGTACAGCCGTGAAACGAATTTTAGCAGATGAAACTATAGCAGATTCTTTGATTGAAAAGATGAAAGTACTGGTTGAACAATTAAAGACAGGAAATCCTTCTGAAAAGGATGTTACGATTGTACCACTCATCAGCGAAAAAGCGGCTGATTTTGTTTGTGGCTTGATTGAGGATGCTCTTAATAAAGGGGCAACTTTAATTACTGGTGGAAAGAGAAGTGGAAACTTAATAACTCCAACACTATTTGATAATGTTACAACTGATATGAGAATTGCCTGGGAAGAACCATTTGGTCCTGTATTACCTGTTATGAGAGTTAAAACCGTTGAGGAAGCAATTAAAATTGCTAACGAATCGGATTATGGATTACAAAGTGCTGTATTTACTCAAAATATTAATGATGCTTTCTCAGTTGCAGATAAATTAGAAGTTGGTACTGTACAAATTAATAATAAAACAGAACGTGGACCAGATCACTTCCCATTCTTGGGGGTAAAATCCTCAGGTCTCGGTACGCAAGGAATCCGTTATTCCATTGAAACTATGACACGTCCTAAAGCAACAGTTATTAATTTACATTAA
- a CDS encoding MFS transporter has protein sequence MKKVLYKLIRSVHIFSFAHFVIDFACAYIVFHTLSLDRMWWLSILVYNFCAFALQMPIGLLADKLNRNVTVVLLGFAFVIASYLPFIPFLLLAILAGTGNALFHIGGGIEVMNASKGRASTLGIFVSPGAFGIYFGGMLGREKSIPIYWVLGVLIILSFIILLHNAIKRNTFVTENPPVDFDFVLPNNRGEEGDNHNEFYKGLLMIVGLMIVVGLRSYMGIALTFPWKSTYAFGILYICGVVFGKAFGGIFSDTFGRKNTITISLLFAAIFFSMAQHPLFGVMAIFLFNMTMPITLHIISQILPNAKGFAFGILTFALFLGYLPYYLNKIPITHVGIASIITVVSLLILLCYCKGEKNVS, from the coding sequence ATGAAAAAAGTTTTGTATAAGCTCATCAGGTCAGTACATATCTTTTCATTTGCACATTTTGTTATCGACTTTGCATGTGCCTACATCGTTTTTCACACCTTAAGCCTTGATCGAATGTGGTGGCTGTCAATCTTGGTTTATAACTTCTGTGCGTTTGCTCTTCAGATGCCGATTGGTTTGCTAGCAGATAAGCTAAATCGAAATGTGACAGTTGTTTTACTAGGATTTGCTTTTGTTATCGCCTCGTATCTTCCATTTATTCCATTTTTACTTCTAGCGATATTGGCGGGAACAGGGAATGCACTGTTTCATATCGGTGGTGGTATAGAAGTAATGAATGCAAGTAAAGGAAGGGCTTCAACTCTTGGTATCTTTGTGTCACCAGGTGCTTTTGGAATTTATTTCGGCGGAATGCTTGGCAGAGAAAAAAGTATACCTATTTATTGGGTGTTAGGTGTCCTAATCATTTTATCTTTTATCATTCTGTTACATAATGCGATAAAACGAAATACCTTCGTTACTGAAAATCCTCCTGTTGATTTTGACTTTGTATTACCAAACAATAGGGGGGAAGAAGGTGATAATCATAATGAGTTTTATAAAGGGTTGCTTATGATAGTCGGACTTATGATTGTAGTTGGATTACGTTCTTATATGGGTATTGCCTTAACCTTTCCGTGGAAATCTACCTATGCTTTTGGCATACTATATATTTGTGGTGTAGTTTTTGGAAAAGCCTTTGGAGGGATATTTAGCGATACCTTTGGTAGAAAAAACACGATCACTATTTCACTTTTATTTGCTGCTATATTTTTTTCAATGGCGCAACATCCGTTATTTGGCGTAATGGCTATATTTTTATTTAACATGACAATGCCAATAACATTACATATCATATCGCAAATCCTTCCAAATGCGAAGGGATTTGCATTTGGAATACTTACATTTGCACTTTTCTTAGGATATTTACCATACTATCTTAATAAGATACCAATCACACATGTGGGGATTGCTAGCATCATTACGGTAGTATCTTTGTTGATATTGCTCTGTTATTGTAAAGGGGAAAAGAATGTATCTTGA
- a CDS encoding TrmH family RNA methyltransferase, protein MEPIKPYKKSFEYSYTLGAFPTIEMIKSRPDIVKGVYIHSTFTDREHLEAICKENHIPVLQGDKTIAKVSDKENVFVVGVFEKYSCTVDATKSQIVLVNPSNMGNLGTILRTAVGFGIHDVSFIEPGADVFNPKVVRSSMGALFRLRHQYFESFSEYQKQNPNHEIFTFMLNGKKPLTINDCPKPKLFSLVFGNEATGLDDSYLSVGTSIIIPQSEEVDSLNLTIAVGIGTYLFTQNN, encoded by the coding sequence ATGGAACCAATTAAACCATATAAGAAAAGCTTTGAGTATTCCTATACATTAGGAGCTTTTCCAACCATAGAAATGATTAAGAGTAGACCTGATATTGTTAAGGGAGTATATATTCATAGCACGTTTACAGATAGAGAACATTTGGAAGCGATATGCAAAGAAAACCATATTCCAGTACTTCAAGGGGATAAAACAATAGCAAAGGTTAGTGATAAAGAGAATGTTTTCGTAGTGGGGGTATTTGAAAAGTATTCCTGTACAGTAGATGCTACAAAATCTCAAATTGTATTAGTAAATCCAAGTAATATGGGGAACTTAGGAACGATACTAAGAACAGCTGTTGGCTTTGGAATCCATGATGTATCGTTTATCGAACCTGGGGCAGATGTTTTTAATCCTAAGGTTGTACGTTCCTCTATGGGGGCATTATTTCGATTACGACATCAGTATTTTGAAAGTTTTTCAGAGTATCAGAAACAAAATCCAAATCACGAAATTTTTACGTTTATGTTGAATGGGAAAAAACCTCTAACGATTAATGATTGCCCCAAACCAAAGCTTTTTTCTTTAGTATTTGGAAATGAAGCTACGGGGCTAGATGATTCTTATCTGTCGGTAGGAACCAGCATCATCATACCGCAATCAGAAGAAGTGGATTCTCTAAATCTTACGATAGCGGTAGGAATTGGAACATATTTATTTACACAGAATAATTAA
- a CDS encoding GNAT family N-acetyltransferase: MICYRMLENVKLETIHIAFVEAFSDYQVKIDLPFWKFQQMLKRRGFDPTLSIGAFEDERLIAFVLNGFRDWNGKKTVYDLGTGVIADYRRRGVTSEMLQQVKERMRERGIDQYLLEVLQNNQSAVLLYQKQGFEIQRTFSCYHLDKNNLSQKTAYSVESVESIDLEMLKEFWDFRPSWQNSIESVKAVPEDFHYAIVRNDNIIIGYGIIDKRTGDIPQIAVHKEHRGKGIASNIVTELAKNTEALKLSILNIETPLKSVEDFLFKVGFTSYVGQYEMLLKVE, encoded by the coding sequence ATGATTTGCTATAGAATGTTAGAGAATGTAAAATTAGAAACAATACATATTGCCTTTGTAGAAGCATTTTCTGATTATCAAGTTAAAATTGATTTACCTTTTTGGAAGTTTCAACAGATGCTAAAACGGAGGGGATTTGATCCTACACTCTCGATAGGAGCATTTGAGGACGAGAGATTAATTGCATTTGTTTTAAATGGTTTTCGTGATTGGAATGGGAAGAAAACTGTATATGACCTTGGGACAGGCGTGATAGCAGACTATAGAAGACGTGGTGTTACAAGTGAAATGCTACAACAAGTCAAAGAAAGAATGAGAGAAAGAGGCATTGATCAGTATCTGCTGGAAGTATTGCAGAACAATCAATCCGCTGTATTATTATATCAGAAGCAGGGATTTGAAATTCAAAGAACATTTTCTTGTTACCATTTAGATAAGAACAATTTGTCTCAAAAAACTGCATATAGCGTAGAAAGTGTGGAAAGTATCGATTTAGAAATGTTAAAGGAATTCTGGGATTTTAGACCATCTTGGCAGAATTCCATTGAATCCGTAAAAGCGGTACCGGAAGACTTTCATTATGCTATAGTAAGAAATGATAACATAATCATTGGCTATGGAATCATCGATAAAAGGACTGGTGACATACCTCAAATTGCTGTCCATAAAGAACATCGAGGGAAAGGGATTGCAAGCAATATTGTTACAGAGCTAGCTAAGAATACAGAAGCCTTAAAACTAAGTATACTTAATATTGAAACACCGTTAAAGTCAGTGGAGGACTTTTTGTTTAAAGTGGGTTTTACCTCATATGTAGGACAGTATGAAATGCTATTAAAAGTGGAATAG
- a CDS encoding phage holin family protein, producing the protein MTKLFMKYISIILTIYLLSFALHTIQIGSIPSLLIMGLVLLVVNLVLKPILLLITLPFSLLTLGFFSLIVNAWTIMIADYFVTNISMGGFLNSLLAAFFIVIFNHLLKDMNKVSN; encoded by the coding sequence ATGACGAAACTGTTCATGAAATATATATCTATCATACTAACGATATATCTACTGTCATTTGCATTGCATACAATTCAAATCGGCAGTATCCCGTCACTTCTAATCATGGGGTTGGTGCTGTTAGTGGTGAATCTTGTATTAAAGCCAATTCTACTGTTGATTACACTACCATTCAGCCTGCTGACCTTAGGATTTTTCAGCTTAATTGTAAACGCTTGGACAATTATGATTGCAGATTATTTCGTAACAAACATAAGCATGGGTGGCTTTCTTAATTCACTGCTTGCTGCCTTTTTCATCGTTATCTTTAATCATTTACTCAAGGATATGAATAAGGTATCAAATTAA
- a CDS encoding DODA-type extradiol aromatic ring-opening family dioxygenase: protein MLPSLFICHGGPSIVFEKNEYTAFLKEYSSKIKPKAIVVFTAHWENEITTISSINGVYDMIYDFYGFPKELYALKYLAKGSPEIALKVKSLLENKGIESCLDEKRGLDHGTWDILYLMYPEAEIPVIQISVNPFMPMEEQYKIGEALKPLAKEDILIIGSGSTVHNLSTLADVKEPIRWAVEFDDWLVEKIENKNLEELFSYQNLAPHAKLAVPREEHIVPLFIALGSGQKKEPKLLHRSYNFGTLTYLAFEF from the coding sequence ATGTTACCATCTTTATTTATATGTCATGGTGGTCCATCCATCGTATTTGAGAAGAACGAATATACCGCATTTTTAAAAGAATATAGTTCTAAAATTAAACCAAAAGCGATTGTTGTTTTTACAGCACACTGGGAAAATGAAATTACCACAATTTCTTCGATTAATGGCGTTTATGACATGATTTATGATTTTTATGGTTTTCCCAAAGAACTATATGCTCTTAAATATTTAGCAAAAGGATCTCCGGAAATAGCTCTAAAAGTAAAAAGTCTGCTTGAAAATAAGGGCATTGAGAGTTGTCTTGATGAAAAGAGAGGACTTGATCATGGAACATGGGATATCTTGTATCTCATGTATCCGGAAGCAGAGATACCTGTGATACAAATTTCTGTGAATCCATTTATGCCTATGGAGGAGCAATACAAAATAGGAGAAGCATTAAAGCCCCTTGCGAAAGAGGACATCCTCATTATTGGCAGCGGCTCAACCGTTCATAATCTGAGTACTCTAGCTGATGTAAAGGAGCCAATTCGCTGGGCAGTGGAATTTGATGATTGGTTAGTTGAAAAGATAGAAAACAAGAACCTTGAGGAGTTATTTTCTTATCAGAACTTAGCCCCTCATGCGAAATTAGCTGTTCCCAGAGAAGAACATATTGTTCCGTTATTCATTGCTCTTGGAAGCGGGCAGAAAAAGGAACCGAAATTACTTCATCGTAGTTATAACTTTGGAACACTTACGTATCTGGCTTTTGAGTTCTAA
- a CDS encoding DUF2089 domain-containing protein → MKYKAPGKCPVCGEKLSITKLGCPKCSTSIEGDFQPCEFCRLPEEELEFVKVFIKCRGNIKDVEKELGISYPTVRGKLDSVIRGLGYEVSSKELIKENEDKTVAKNEILDLLSKGEISPKEATERIKNL, encoded by the coding sequence ATGAAATACAAAGCTCCAGGTAAATGCCCCGTATGTGGTGAAAAACTTTCCATTACAAAACTCGGTTGTCCCAAGTGCTCCACATCCATCGAAGGAGATTTCCAACCTTGTGAATTCTGCCGTCTTCCAGAAGAAGAACTCGAGTTTGTCAAAGTATTCATAAAATGCCGCGGCAATATTAAGGATGTAGAGAAAGAACTTGGTATCTCTTATCCTACGGTTCGTGGCAAACTAGATTCTGTCATAAGAGGTCTTGGATATGAAGTATCCTCAAAAGAATTGATTAAGGAAAACGAAGATAAAACAGTCGCTAAGAATGAAATACTTGACCTGTTATCAAAGGGTGAAATCTCCCCGAAAGAAGCGACGGAACGAATTAAGAATCTATAA